A stretch of DNA from Deltaproteobacteria bacterium:
AGGCGACGATAGCGAGGCTTGGGATTATCGGACGTTCCCCCGGCAAGCGCTACTTTTCCCGGACCGGGGCGAGGACCGGCTCGGATTTCCCGGGAATCGGGGATACGTTCAGTTTAAGCACGAAGGTTTCGCCTTTTTTAAGGATTGCCTGGAAGTCGGCCGACGGCGCGACGGTCCAGGATGGATGCACGATCTCGAACCGGGCGGAATACGTACCGGGGAGGAGCGGGGCCTGGAAGCCAAGCGGAGCGCCACCCGAGAACGCGTCCCTTTCGGACTTCGTCCAATCCCGTTCATTTTCCGTTTTCCCGCCGATCGACAGGCGTCCGGAAAACGGCGCGGGGAACCCGGCCCCGCCGACTATTTCCACGCGGATCGCGGTGGCCTTGGGCGCAGCGGCCAGGTCCTGGATGCGGTCGAGCTCCGAAGACATCGCGTCCATTTCCTTGATGATCGACGAGAGGTCCTTTTCTATCGCTTCCAGGGAATCTCCTTCGGCAAGCAGGATTGCGGGATGGAGCAACAGGAGCAGGAGAACGGCGGTTCCGAATCGGTTCATGGCCATTCCTCGCACTAATTAATGTTTCAGTTCCCGGATCGTTCCCGCCGGGAGAGCCACCTGGACCAGTTCCACGCTTTTCACGGCGGGAGACACGACGATCGGACCGAAGACGCGGACGCATTTGCGGGAAGGGGAACCCGCGAACATCACGACGGTCAGGTAGGCGCGGCACGGTTTTTTCCCCCGATAGTACTCGACGGAAAAGGTGTAATAACCCGTCGCGATCCTGTCGATGGTGAATACTTCCGGTCCGAACCCTGCGCGGTTGTCCAGCAGCAGCTTTCCTTCGGGGATCGCCCTTGCGTGCTCGAGGACGCTGGGGGCGTCGTACCAGGTGTGGCGCCCGCGGTCGTCGGTTATATGGAGATCGAGATCCACGTCGTCCTCGTCCCAATGCAGGATCGCCATAAGCGGGCGCTCGGCGATCCCTCTTGCGGTTACCCTGCGCTCCTCGCTCACGCCGGTCCTGCCTTCACGGTCTTCGGCTTCCACCGTGAAGACGTCCTCATCGGTTATCATCGCCGCCGGCTGCTCGAATGTTCCGTCCCGGCGAAAACGGATCCGTATCGGGGTATCGTTCTGTATCAGGTACGCCGCCTGCAGCGGGGTCCGGCTTTCGATCCTGCCGTGCACGTTTATGACGGGGGAGCGGGATACGTCCACCACGGCGTTCCTCGGCGGTGAACCGAGCTCGATGGAAGGCTTCGGCGGCGCGTAAAGAACGGTGCGGGAAGCGTGCAGGGCGCGGCCGTAAGGGTCCAGTCCCGTGACCACGATCCGGTTTTCGCCGGGACGGAGCGATATGGGCACTTCGAATTTCCCCCCGTACACGGCGGCGGTCTTCGTTTCCTGGCCGATCGAAATGGAAACCGTGCGCACGTCGCCTTCCACGGAACCCGAGAGGACATGGCGCGCCTGCTCGGTCTTCTCCACGGCCGGCTCGAGGATGCGCAGTTTCCCCTCGGGAGGAAGCTCCTCCCGCTCGTCCGCCGCGATCTCGCGGTCCATGAGCCACGGACCGCCCTGTACGCCCTTCATGGTGACCTTTTGCGCTGCGGCGAAACCGTCCCAGCGGGGGCGCTCGAAGAGTCCTTCGTCCGCGATTCCCGGCACGATCAGTATCCTGTCCTGCCGTATGCCGGATTCGCGCAGCCTCTCCGCAACGGCGTGGGAAAGTTCAAGCGCGAAATCGGCGTTTTCCTCCTTCCGTCCGATCGGGTCGATGGAAACCTGCACGATCAGGAAAATTCGACGGTCCTTTTTCATACGTTCGCGAAAATATGAAACATCGCGAAGCTGGGCGGGAGACCATTTCGACGGGAGTAGTTCATTGAGCGGGAAGGCCGTCTCAAATAGAATGTGGGGAGTGATTTCCGGTCCGAGGACGCCGGGATAAATCGCCGTGCGTTCCCCGGCCGGGACGGCGCCGGGGGCGAACAGGCATGCCGCGCAAGCCAGAAACACAAGGATGGCGGCGCGAAGGATCATGGTTCTCCTGTCCCGAGGGGTCCGCTCCGATAGACATCATAGAATACCGGGGGCGTTTTACAACCCAAGGAAGGCGGAAAAACGTGAGGAATACCGGAAAGGCGAGCATGGCCGACGTTTCGGGAAAGCCCGCCACCGCGCGGGAGGCGATTTCGGAGGGATGGGTGCTGCTGTCGGGCAGGGCTTGGGAAATGATCGGGAAAGGGGAGATCCCCAAGGGGGACGTCCTTGCCGTTGCGCGTGTCGCGGGGATCATGGCGGCGAAGTCGACCCCGCGGATCCTCCCGCTTTGCCATCCCCTGCCGCTTTCTTCCGTGAGGGTGGACTTCTCGCTTCCGGAACCGGGGAAGGTCCGGATAGAGGCGGGAGTCAAGACGGTCGCATCCACGGGTGTGGAAATGGAGGCCCTGACAGCCGTGGCGGCCGCGGCGCTGTGCATCTACGACATGGCGAAGCCGATCGACAAGTCGATAGAGATAGGAGGGATACGGCTCCTGCGGAAGACGGGCGGGAAAAGCGGAGACTACGCCGCCCCGCCGCGGCTTATCCCGCGCGCGAGGAGGACAGCGACACGGACGGCCTCGCGGGCATCGTCGGGCGAAAGGGGGACCGCGCCGAAGCGGTCGCGATGATACAGCGACAGAAACCGTGAGGCGTCGCCTGCCAGGGCCGGACGCGCCCGCACGGCCCGGCGGAGCATCTCTTCCAGCGTAGTACCCGGCGCTCCGCGGCATCCGGCGGCGGCAAGACGCGCGAGAAGCCGCGCATACGGCCTCGGGAGAGGCGTCGTTCCGTCGCCGCGCAGCCTCGCAATGGATCCTTCCGGGCCGCCGAATCGCCTTATGACGATCCACGCTGCAATGGCCATTGCGAGGAACACAGCGACGACTGCCGCGGCGTGCCGCCGGAATTCCTTCATCGGCCCGAACGCTCCGGACAAGCCCGTCCCTGCCCTGCGGAACACGCCCCATCCTTTCGCAACCCCCTGGGCCTGCATCTTCAGGGAGTAGTTGACCACGTACTTGTCCCACCGCTGGCGCGCCCAGTCGAGATAAATCGCCGCCGTCCCCGTCCTGGCGAAGAACGGCGATTGCTCGCCGAGCGGCGGCGTGGCGTCCAGGGTCACCCACTTTCCATCTATCCACGCTTCGGTCCACGCGTGCGCGTCGGATTGCCGGACGATGAGATATTTCCCCGGGTCGCTCCATTCCCCGCCGAGGTAGCCGGCGGCGATCCGCGAAGGGATCCCGGCCGCCCTGAGAATGAGCGTGAGCGCAGTCGCGTAGTGCTCGCAGAACCCGGCGTTCTTCACGAAGAGGAAGTCCCGGACCGAGGAAGCCGGATCGGTTACGGTGTAGCGGAAGCCGGTTCCGAAATGCCGCACGGCAAGCTCCGCCCGCTCCGCGTCCGTTCTTCCTCCCGCGACGATCCGCACGGAAAGTTCCCTTATATCGTCCAGGCCGGGCGGCAGTTCGAGATATTTGCGCATCGTTTCCGTGTCCATGCCGCCGGACTGCGCCGTTTCAGGCGAATACATCACGCGGTATCGAAGTGCGGGATGGGCGGACCACCCGATGGAATAGCTTCCATCCCCCTCCATCCAGAGGTCTCCCAGGTTCCCTTCGAAGTAGACGGGGGTTCCGTAAACGAAAATCGCCGGGTTCTCCATCGCTTCGAGGAAGATTTCCGCTTCCGAAAGGCGGACGCGGGGGGGGGGAGGGGATGCGCTGTAATAGAAGCCGACTCTCTGGATCCGCTGGGGGGACCGCTTGCCGCGCATCCACGTCTTGCCGTCGAACTGCGAATAAGTCGCTCCGCGCAGGTAAAGGCCGGCGGTCGATGCCGCGCCTGCCGATCCGGGGAATTCGATCCGTGCGGCGACGCGCCTGTCGGCCTTCACGCCGGTCACGCCCCGGAGGGTGATCGTGTCCGGGAAGCCGGTGATGCCTTCCGTGCGACGGAAGCTGCGCAGCACCTGCCCGAGGCCGATACGCGGCGTCACGAAGAAGAGGATCGCCGTGAACAGCGCTCCGCCGACAGCCGCAAGGAGCAGGATTTTCGCGGCGAACGCGGGCCGGACGATATGGTAGGCCGCATCGCCGTCCCCTCTTTCCCCTTCCGCCTGGAGAGCCCACATCGCCCCGGCGCAAAGGCCGAGGTATCCGAATGCGAAGGCTGCAAACTGGATTTCAGTGGTGGAAGCCGCCGATGCGAGGAATTCGAGGAAGGAGATCGCGGAAAGCTGCCACCCGTCGCGGACCCCCTTGGGTAGAAGGAACTTTACCGCCTGGATTCCGAGGATGAGCACGGAGATCGAGAAGAGAAGGTCCCTGCTTCCGAAAAGGAAATCGGCCGCCGCCGCCGCCATGGCGGCGAACAGGAGGGGCGTTGAAGCGCGAAGCCAGAGTTTCCTTTCCGCCCCTTTCCGGTCGAGATGCACTCCGGCGAGTAGGGCGGCGGCGGATGCCGCCAGCGCCGCGCGGGAAACTTCCGTGAGGAATGCCAGAGGGAGGAGCCCCCACGCCCACTGGGCGCGCAGGATCCACCAGAGAGGTCCCGTGGCTGCTGCGGACGGGCGATCGCCGCTCATGCCGCGTCTCCGCCGCCGGCGGTGCCGTCCGGGCGGACGAGGGCGAGGACCGTAAGAGCGTCGGTTCTCCGGCAGCCTCCGGAGGCATCCACGCGGAGGCGGCCGCCCGCGAAGATGCGATAGGGGCGCCCCTCCCGCTCGCATCGCAGGACCGCCGCGCAGGTCCTGGAAACGGCCCGCTCCAGTTCCTGCGGGGTGCAAGGGACAGGTATGCGCAGGTCGGCGACCCGCGCCGCTTCCTTTTCCCGTTCCTTGACCATCAATCTCCCCGCCTTGGCGGATGCCTTCCAATGGATGTCGCCCACGGGATCGGCGGGCAGATGACGCCGGGCGCCCCGGATCCCGTCCCCCCGCCTGCCGGAGGGGGCTGCGCTTCCCGATGCTTCCCGGGCTTGCCTTTTTTCCACATGTTCCAGGGCTTCGTCCGGTTCGGGGTAGGCGACAAGCGCGGCTCCGGGATCCACGTCCCTTGCCTTCTCGAAAAGGGCGAACGGAAATTTCGTGGAAATGGAGCACGACGGAACGGCTATCGGTCCTCGGCGCTCCGGGCGGAAAGCGACGACGCGGGTCGCCGTCCCTCCCGCGGGGATTTCCGGAAATCGAACCGCCGATGCATTACCGCCGAGCGGAAGGGACACCTTCAGCGAGATGGACGGGAAACGTTTTCCCGCCGCGGAGCAGGTGACGGCGAGGAGGCTTTCCCGCGACGCGAACGCTTCGTTGGCGTGGCGGACCCGCACGTCCGTCCTCCGTATGCACCACTCCGAAAGGAAACCCGATACGAGGATGAGGCTCAAGTTCATGCTGAGGGCGACGTAGAGGAGGTTGTTGCCGGTGTTGATAGCCGCCGCCCCGACGCCGAGGGTGATCAGCAGGAACCATTTTCCCTCGGGAGTCACGCGGAGCCTTCGCGGCGGCCGGAGGCGCCGCCGGAGGTCGGAAAGTCTCATAACGGCGCCGGTACGGCCTCCAGGATCTCCGCGAGGACCGCCGCCGCGGCGTCGGCGGCCGAATCGGCTCCCGGGGACCCTTTCAGGAAGATGCGGTGGCAAAGGACCGCAGGCGCAATCCTCCGGACGTCGTCGGGAATCACGAAGTCCCGTCCGGAAAGCAGCGCCATCGCCTGGGAGATGCTCTTAAGTCCTATAGCCCCCCTGGGGGACGCGCCGAGGCGGACGGCGGGATGGGTGCGCGTGGCTTCGACGATCCGGAGGATGTAGGAAATGACCGGCTCGCGGACCGCTACCCGCGCGAGCGCACGGCGGCACTCACGCGCCTGCTCCGGTGTCAGGACGGGGGGGATCCCGTCGCGGGTGGTGAACAGGTTGTTTTCCCGGATCAGGCGCAGCTCCGATTCCCGGTCCGGGTAGGAGAGCCGAAGTCGCAGGTTGAACCGGTCGAGCTGCGACTCGGGGAGGGGATAGGTCCCGTGCTGGTCGAAGGGATTCTGCGTCGCGATCACCAGGAAAGGGTCGGGCAGCGGATAAGTCCTGTCGTCCACCGTCACCTGCCGTTCGCTCATCCCCTCGAGAAGGGCGCTCTGCGCCCTCGGGTTGCTCCGGTTGATCTCGTCCGCGAGGACGATGTTCGCGAAAAGGGGGCCTGGGGCGAAGGTGAAGCTTCGCTTGTCCGCGTCGAAAACGTGGACCCCCACGACGTCCTGCGGCAGAAGGTCGCTCGTGAACTGGACGCGGCGGAACGTGCCCGCGATGCTTGCGGCGACTGCGCGGGCGAGCGTAGTCTTGCCCGTCCCCGGGATGTCTTCCAGCAGGATGTGCCCTCCGGCGAGGAAAGAAGAGAGGGCAAGCTCCACCGCTTCCCGTTTCCCGAGGAGCACCGACTCGACGTTATCGCGGAGACTGCGGATAAGCGTTCTGGCTTCTTCGAAGTCCATTTGATCATTATCGCCGAAAGAAGGGGTGAACTTGCCCGATTTTTTGGAATGGTTCTTGAATCGCATGCGGGAATCCAATGGCGGAGGAAATCCCGGTGGGAAAATCGCCCGGCCGCGACGGAAGGCCGCTGGAAGCAACGGAGGAGGAATCGCTCTTCCGCATGGCGTTCCCCGAGGATTGGCAGGGGATGCGGGCCGCCGCGCGCGGAGAGCCGCACGCCGGAGATTCCCGCAAGGCGAAGTGGGAAGCGTCGGTGGAGATCGTCCGCCGGGCCCTCTCGGCCCCGCGCTCCTTTCCGGAGCCGTTCCGGACCGCGGCCGACGCCTTCGACCGGTATCGCTACCTTCTGTCCGATTACCCTGTCGAGGTCTTCCTGGCCGTTCTCCTGGACGTCAAGAACCGCCGTATCGATGACGTACGCGTTTCGACGGGAATCCTGAACGGCAGCCTGATCCACCCGCGGGAGGTGTTCGCCCCCGCTGTGCGGGAGCGTGCCGCGTCGGTGCTGCTGGTCCATAACCATCCGAGCGGAGATCCATCGCCGAGCGCCGAGGACAGGGAAGCCACCCGGCGCCTTCGCTCCGCGGGCGGAATCGTGGGAATCGCCGTGCTCGACCATGTAATAATAGGGGACGGCTCGTTCTACAGCTTCCGCGAGGAAGGAGACTGGTGATCCGGGGAATCCTCACGTCCGTCGCGATTCTGATGCACACCCTCGTCGGTTCCCTGCTCATCTATATTTGCGGGGCCGTCGCGCGCTCGGAGCGGGGTTGTTCACGCCTCATGGACTGGTGGGGAAGATGGTTCGTCCGGCTCGGAGGTTGGAGCGTGCACGCGGAAGGGATCGACCTCCTGCCCGAGGGCGGGGCGATCCTCGTATCGAATCACCAGAGCCTCGTGGACATCCCTCTGCTCATCACCGCGCTGAAC
This window harbors:
- the moaC gene encoding cyclic pyranopterin monophosphate synthase MoaC; the protein is MPRKPETQGWRREGSWFSCPEGSAPIDIIEYRGRFTTQGRRKNVRNTGKASMADVSGKPATAREAISEGWVLLSGRAWEMIGKGEIPKGDVLAVARVAGIMAAKSTPRILPLCHPLPLSSVRVDFSLPEPGKVRIEAGVKTVASTGVEMEALTAVAAAALCIYDMAKPIDKSIEIGGIRLLRKTGGKSGDYAAPPRLIPRARRTATRTASRASSGERGTAPKRSR
- a CDS encoding DUF3488 domain-containing protein, with protein sequence MSGDRPSAAATGPLWWILRAQWAWGLLPLAFLTEVSRAALAASAAALLAGVHLDRKGAERKLWLRASTPLLFAAMAAAAADFLFGSRDLLFSISVLILGIQAVKFLLPKGVRDGWQLSAISFLEFLASAASTTEIQFAAFAFGYLGLCAGAMWALQAEGERGDGDAAYHIVRPAFAAKILLLAAVGGALFTAILFFVTPRIGLGQVLRSFRRTEGITGFPDTITLRGVTGVKADRRVAARIEFPGSAGAASTAGLYLRGATYSQFDGKTWMRGKRSPQRIQRVGFYYSASPPPPRVRLSEAEIFLEAMENPAIFVYGTPVYFEGNLGDLWMEGDGSYSIGWSAHPALRYRVMYSPETAQSGGMDTETMRKYLELPPGLDDIRELSVRIVAGGRTDAERAELAVRHFGTGFRYTVTDPASSVRDFLFVKNAGFCEHYATALTLILRAAGIPSRIAAGYLGGEWSDPGKYLIVRQSDAHAWTEAWIDGKWVTLDATPPLGEQSPFFARTGTAAIYLDWARQRWDKYVVNYSLKMQAQGVAKGWGVFRRAGTGLSGAFGPMKEFRRHAAAVVAVFLAMAIAAWIVIRRFGGPEGSIARLRGDGTTPLPRPYARLLARLAAAGCRGAPGTTLEEMLRRAVRARPALAGDASRFLSLYHRDRFGAVPLSPDDAREAVRVAVLLARGISRGGAA
- a CDS encoding DUF58 domain-containing protein: MTPEGKWFLLITLGVGAAAINTGNNLLYVALSMNLSLILVSGFLSEWCIRRTDVRVRHANEAFASRESLLAVTCSAAGKRFPSISLKVSLPLGGNASAVRFPEIPAGGTATRVVAFRPERRGPIAVPSCSISTKFPFALFEKARDVDPGAALVAYPEPDEALEHVEKRQAREASGSAAPSGRRGDGIRGARRHLPADPVGDIHWKASAKAGRLMVKEREKEAARVADLRIPVPCTPQELERAVSRTCAAVLRCEREGRPYRIFAGGRLRVDASGGCRRTDALTVLALVRPDGTAGGGDAA
- a CDS encoding MoxR family ATPase, with the protein product MDFEEARTLIRSLRDNVESVLLGKREAVELALSSFLAGGHILLEDIPGTGKTTLARAVAASIAGTFRRVQFTSDLLPQDVVGVHVFDADKRSFTFAPGPLFANIVLADEINRSNPRAQSALLEGMSERQVTVDDRTYPLPDPFLVIATQNPFDQHGTYPLPESQLDRFNLRLRLSYPDRESELRLIRENNLFTTRDGIPPVLTPEQARECRRALARVAVREPVISYILRIVEATRTHPAVRLGASPRGAIGLKSISQAMALLSGRDFVIPDDVRRIAPAVLCHRIFLKGSPGADSAADAAAAVLAEILEAVPAPL